The following proteins are co-located in the Paralichthys olivaceus isolate ysfri-2021 chromosome 2, ASM2471397v2, whole genome shotgun sequence genome:
- the bcdin3d gene encoding pre-miRNA 5'-monophosphate methyltransferase, giving the protein MATCRAENESVDESTDPGAAPHGNFINYYTFNPPENRLGLIPASLLQDLGLSCGTTLLLDVGCNSGDLSVAFYKHVVQPPVCGEESEGREVHLLGFDLDEALIQRAEDANPLPSSISFIPLDITTDMEQLQSYLSRHGCSHFHLSLCLAVTMWVHLNHGDSGLLQLLSRLASISQHLLLEAQPWKCYRSAARRLRKLGRSDFDNFKTLKIHGDIAKHVREHLERHCGMELIQSFGSTVWDRKLLLFRRTGS; this is encoded by the exons ATGGCAACATGTCGGGCAGAGAACGAGTCAGTGGATGAATCCACTGATCCCGGAGCTGCTCCTCATGGAAACTTCATCAACTATTACACCTTCAACCCTCCGGAGAACAGACTGGGTCTGATTCCGGCTTCACTCCTGCAGGACTTAGGTCTCAGCTGCGGGACAACACTGCTGCTGGACGTGGGCTGTAACTCAGGG GACCTGAGCGTGGCCTTCTATAAACATGTGGTGCAACCGCCCGTGTGTGGAGAAGAGTCTGAGGGGAGAGAAGTTCATCTCCTGGGCTTCGACCTGGACGAGGCTCTGATTCAGCGAGCAGAGGACGCCAACCCTCTGCCCAGCAGCATCTCCTTCATCCCTCTGGACATCACCACAGAcatggagcagctgcagagttACCTCAGTCGACACGGCTGCTCCCACTTCCACCTGAGTCTGTGCCTGGCTGTCACCATGTGGGTCCATTTAAACCACGGAGACTCCggcctgctgcagctcctctctcgcTTGGCCTCCATCAGCCAGCACCTCCTGCTGGAGGCCCAGCCCTGGAAGTGCTACCGCTCTGCCGCCCGGCGCCTGAGGAAGCTGGGCCGCTCGGACTTTGACAACTTCAAGACCCTGAAGATTCACGGGGACATAGCTAAACATGTCAGGGAGCACCTGGAGAGACACTGCGGCATGGAGCTCATCCAGAGCTTCGGCAGCACCGTGTGGGacagaaaactgctgctgttcAGACGGACAGGAAGCTGA
- the cox14 gene encoding cytochrome c oxidase assembly protein COX14 homolog: MVTGKRLADFGYRAFSASMMLLTAYGGYMCAMRGYRYMQKQKALKMAAENQDPEIIKD; the protein is encoded by the coding sequence ATGGTTACTGGGAAGCGTCTGGCTGACTTCGGCTATCGGGCCTTCTCTGCCTCGATGATGCTGCTGACGGCGTACGGAGGATACATGTGTGCCATGCGAGGATACCGATACATGCAGAAGCAAAAGGCGCTGAAAATGGCAGCAGAAAATCAGGATCCTGAAATCATCAAAGACTGA